Proteins encoded in a region of the Balneola sp. genome:
- a CDS encoding DNA-directed RNA polymerase subunit alpha: MSNYSIQMPESLDVVKDDDNFGTFVLQPLERGFGVTIGNSFRRVLLSSLPGIAINAVKINGVDHEYSSIKGVKEDVYEIILNFKQVRFKQVEQSGGVIHISKKGSGTLTAGDIDNATAEYEVLNTDHVIANLADDAELEIELRVGRGRGYVPAEEISFDEEDVNLIAIDAIYTPIKSVKFNVENVRVGQRTDYEKLVMDVETDGSVNAKEALTLAGKILKEHIEKFITEKIEEPFTQEEEEVDAEKQRIANLLRTSIEDLNLSVRAYNCLKSANINSIGELVARDEQDLLKFRNFGKKSLTELIEVIEEKNLQFGMDVSKYLD; encoded by the coding sequence ATGAGTAACTATAGTATTCAAATGCCAGAAAGCCTCGATGTTGTTAAAGATGATGACAACTTCGGTACATTTGTTCTTCAACCACTAGAGAGAGGATTTGGTGTTACGATCGGAAATTCATTTCGAAGAGTACTTCTTTCTTCTCTTCCGGGTATTGCTATCAATGCTGTAAAAATTAATGGCGTTGATCATGAGTATTCCAGTATTAAAGGAGTAAAGGAAGATGTTTATGAAATCATCTTAAACTTCAAGCAAGTACGCTTCAAGCAAGTTGAGCAAAGCGGTGGAGTAATTCACATAAGCAAGAAAGGTAGTGGCACACTTACTGCAGGTGACATTGATAATGCTACTGCTGAGTACGAAGTACTAAACACTGACCATGTAATAGCTAATCTTGCTGATGATGCTGAGCTCGAGATCGAACTTCGTGTAGGTCGTGGAAGAGGATATGTTCCTGCAGAGGAAATTTCTTTTGATGAAGAAGATGTAAACCTTATTGCTATCGATGCAATCTATACTCCTATCAAGTCTGTAAAGTTCAATGTAGAGAACGTTCGTGTTGGGCAAAGAACTGACTACGAAAAGCTTGTAATGGATGTTGAAACTGATGGCTCAGTAAATGCTAAAGAAGCATTAACGCTTGCTGGTAAAATTCTTAAAGAGCACATTGAGAAGTTCATCACTGAGAAGATTGAAGAACCATTCACTCAGGAAGAGGAAGAAGTAGATGCTGAGAAGCAAAGAATTGCCAACCTACTCCGAACAAGTATTGAAGACTTGAACTTGAGTGTTCGTGCATACAACTGCTTGAAATCTGCAAACATCAATTCAATTGGTGAACTAGTTGCAAGAGATGAGCAAGACCTATTGAAATTCAGAAACTTTGGAAAGAAATCTCTTACCGAGCTGATTGAAGTAATTGAAGAAAAGAATCTTCAATTTGGTATGGATGTATCCAAGTATTTAGACTAA
- a CDS encoding 30S ribosomal protein S4 — protein MARYRGPKQKKARRFKEPIFGASKALERKPYGPGQHGRSRFQRKSEYAVQLEEKQKAKYTYGLLEKQFRNLYEAASAKDGVTGEVLLQSLESRLDNTVFRMGFTKTRRQARQLVSHKHIVVNGSTVNIPSYAVKPGDIISLRPKSRNLELVQDSLSSAPRNKYKWVEVDAKSTSGKFLYEPTMEEIPENINVQLIVELYSK, from the coding sequence ATGGCAAGATATAGAGGACCAAAACAGAAAAAGGCTAGAAGGTTTAAAGAACCAATTTTTGGAGCTAGTAAAGCTCTTGAAAGAAAGCCTTATGGCCCAGGTCAGCATGGCCGATCAAGATTCCAAAGAAAATCAGAATACGCTGTTCAACTAGAAGAAAAGCAAAAGGCAAAATACACATACGGACTTTTAGAGAAGCAATTCCGTAATCTGTATGAAGCAGCAAGTGCAAAGGATGGTGTAACTGGTGAGGTATTGCTTCAGTCTCTGGAATCAAGATTAGATAATACTGTATTCAGAATGGGATTCACGAAAACTCGTCGTCAGGCGAGACAGCTTGTTTCACATAAGCACATTGTAGTAAATGGTAGTACAGTGAATATTCCTTCATATGCAGTGAAGCCTGGTGATATTATTTCACTTCGTCCAAAATCAAGAAACCTTGAGTTGGTGCAGGATTCATTGAGCAGTGCTCCTCGCAATAAATACAAGTGGGTTGAAGTAGATGCTAAATCAACTTCCGGGAAATTCCTTTATGAGCCCACAATGGAAGAGATTCCAGAAAACATCAATGTTCAGCTTATTGTTGAGCTTTATTCTAAGTAA
- a CDS encoding 30S ribosomal protein S11, with the protein MAKKQASSAAAAKRKKKKQVSDPNGMAFVKATFNNVIVTITDANGNVLSWSSAGKEGFKGSRKNTPYAAQLSAETAARAAHDMGLRKVEVFVKGPGSGREAAVRAMANVGLEISSIVDKTPIPHNGCRPPKRRRV; encoded by the coding sequence ATGGCTAAGAAGCAAGCAAGCTCAGCTGCAGCAGCTAAAAGAAAAAAGAAAAAGCAGGTTAGTGATCCTAATGGGATGGCTTTTGTAAAGGCTACTTTCAATAATGTGATTGTTACCATTACAGATGCTAACGGAAATGTACTTTCCTGGTCTTCTGCTGGTAAAGAAGGATTTAAAGGCTCAAGAAAAAATACACCGTATGCAGCTCAGCTAAGTGCTGAAACTGCTGCCAGAGCTGCCCATGATATGGGGCTAAGAAAAGTGGAAGTATTTGTAAAAGGACCTGGTTCTGGTAGAGAAGCAGCTGTTCGGGCAATGGCAAATGTTGGATTAGAGATCTCTTCTATTGTAGACAAGACTCCAATCCCGCATAACGGATGTCGCCCACCAAAAAGAAGAAGAGTTTAA
- a CDS encoding 30S ribosomal protein S13: MARIAGIDLPKQKRGLIGLTYIHGIGRSQSHNILSSLEIDENIKVQDWTDEQVSAIRTMIDEEYKVEGALRSEVNGNIRRLIEIGSYRGVRHRKGLPVRGQRTQTNARTRKGKKRTVANKKKATK; encoded by the coding sequence ATGGCACGAATCGCAGGAATTGATTTACCAAAACAAAAAAGAGGGCTAATAGGCCTTACTTATATACATGGGATTGGGCGTTCTCAGTCTCATAATATTCTATCATCACTTGAGATTGATGAGAACATTAAAGTACAGGATTGGACTGATGAGCAAGTGAGTGCTATCCGTACGATGATTGATGAAGAATATAAAGTGGAAGGTGCTCTACGAAGTGAAGTGAATGGAAACATTCGTCGACTTATAGAGATCGGCAGTTATAGAGGAGTAAGGCATCGTAAAGGGCTTCCTGTTCGAGGTCAAAGAACTCAGACAAACGCGCGTACTCGTAAGGGTAAAAAGCGAACCGTTGCCAATAAGAAGAAAGCTACTAAGTAA
- a CDS encoding 50S ribosomal protein L36, whose protein sequence is MKTRSSVKKRSSDDKIVRRKGRLYVINKKNPRHKQRQG, encoded by the coding sequence ATGAAAACAAGATCTTCGGTTAAAAAAAGAAGCTCAGACGACAAGATTGTAAGACGAAAAGGTCGTTTGTATGTAATCAATAAGAAAAACCCTCGCCACAAGCAGCGACAGGGATAA
- a CDS encoding translation initiation factor IF-1, with amino-acid sequence MAKQEPIKQDGEILEALPNAQFRVQLENGHELLAHVSGKMRMYYIKILPGDKVAVEMSPYDLSKGRITYRYK; translated from the coding sequence ATGGCTAAACAAGAGCCGATCAAACAGGATGGTGAAATCTTAGAAGCACTTCCAAATGCACAATTCAGAGTGCAGCTGGAAAATGGGCATGAATTACTTGCTCATGTTTCTGGAAAGATGAGGATGTACTACATCAAAATTCTTCCCGGAGATAAAGTAGCTGTTGAGATGTCTCCTTACGATTTGAGTAAAGGACGAATTACCTATCGATACAAATAA